A stretch of Colletotrichum lupini chromosome 2, complete sequence DNA encodes these proteins:
- a CDS encoding insulinase — protein MDPDLFSLRPSPCFIARPSIETNSSLLWLASHLRYGPLYEALYLHFHQGPPQVPFLWPGHFLSSNLTVHGRGALLSRLVHLAKKSTPVLLGSKAEILTLSPIQPSTTDIQASFTCNFLPGPTFQGLAASYRNSEYRVRSRREHRFFDALTLYLHPKRDTPNKAVHNPVLQGTGKSQKNQAKQSARPPAETHESRAGTIATLPPDFQTDSNPAAATTAYCTHRQKQYSLTNTNPFFYPPRLPLPPRGANVYTTSRIATDRGPRADVCHQSRFTLNTIQSPERPQLSPQLHSKSYFVPRTYPHSQTQTQTQNQNHHSSRSGSSRPTPGLQRSLSYSPTSTPRRSDTDAHLNPLSLVASLQESPSSSTSSANRASTTPSSPAIERPPVDALPSILDDVIASGSTSSHIRQQSDQQPQSTNDAEAANMTRARASTTGDAPVAATPAPENLPSIRFSAYYDPRATRPSLTFPPVSRTLPSNGDIIRVGRYSERDNQPSIPNNTPSAAPVGFKSKVVSRRHCEFWYDEGKWYIKDVKSSSGTFLNHIRLSPPGTESKPFPVNDGDIVQLGIDFKGGEEMIFRCVKMRLELNRGWQNKLNTFNMATHKRLRNMTAANSANSSTQDCSICLNSIAPCQCLFVAPCSHTWHFKCIRSLLNSPQYPIFVCPNCRMAADLEADIEDPEEDWEQMEEDEEPEQKQQKQEEKETPATVPTAPLAAPAAVVSSRPQLPEIGTDDDAMDDFTVALDRARTVAEAPEAAPRTVAPHTSIPPVPIPAVGLAQTTAPRSVRDTRTPSPIGNHLVNATEGPITPRNDAGPWVFDGSAGRRAAEASSGMRSLDAAAEMEVDRTGQVLSPRHRVTHPHGNACVKYEDGKRRRGETRYKLRRIQAMVLFLDPVYGGGLNGKAGIFYFSYDSGFYMNQGDSQARRRIHSILLIQKITTSHLPYLNGLLANPRHRAPSTNDRQGPPLIAHKPTDHPVYTSKTSHTMLRSLATRLPRRAVASPTPRLTTGFRPSTSTPSSRRGLATIIEAIPKEPTELDAITTLPNGLRVASEALPGSFSGVGVYVDAGSRYEDAGLRGVSHIMDRLAFKSTASRSADDMLESVEALGGNIQCASSRESMMYQAATFNGAVPTTIGLLAETIRDPKLTEDEVLEQLGTAEYEIKEIWSKPELILPELVHTAAFKDNTLGNPLLCPEERLGSISRETIKRYRDLFYRPERIVVAFAGVEHTEAVKLAEHYFGDMQPSYQEPTLSRTGSETSIGSAASESTDASASTSASSSPVQQPSKLLSKVPFFKNLSTSAPTNASVQIGSASQLYGINSPAHYTGGFLSLPPQPPSLNPNLPTFTHIHLAFEGLPISSDDIYALATLQTLLGGGGSFSAGGPGKGMYSRLYTNVLNQHGWVESCVAFNHSYTDSGLFGISASCIPGRTASMLDVMCRELRALTLDTGFSALMAAEVNRAKNQLRSSLLMNLESRMVELEDLGRQVQVHGRKIPVTDMCRKIEALTVEDLRRVARIVVGGLVENPGKGSGAPTVVLQEAQAHGVSTHTIEWEAIQNTIYDWQLGKR, from the exons ATGGACCCCGACTTGTTCTCTTTACGTCCAA GCCCTTGCTTCATCGCCAGGCCCAGCATCGAGACCAATTCTTCTCTTCTTTGGCTTGCGTCCCACCTAAGGTACGGTCCTCTGTACGAAGCACTCTATCT GCACTTCCATCAAGGACCACCACAAGTACCTTTTCTTTGGCCTGGCCACTTTCTTTCGTCCAACCTCACCGTCCACGGCCGCGGCGCACTGCTTTCACGCCTAGTCCATCTGGCT AAGAAGTCGACGCCCGTCCTTCTTGGCTCCAAAGCCGAAATACTGACCCTTTCCCCAATCCAGCCGAGCACCACAGACATTCAAGCATCCTTCACTTGCAACTTTCTCCCAGGTCCAACTTTCCAAGGCCTTGCCGCTTCTT ACAGGAACTCGGAATACAGAGTACGGAGTCGGAGAGAGCACCG CTTCTTTGACGCCCTCACTCTCTATTTGCACCCCAAGAGAGACACCCCCAACAAGGCAGTCCACAATCCCGTTCTCCAAGGGACAGGCAAAAGCCAAAAAAACCAAGCAAAACAG TCAGCCAGACCGCCAGCCGAAACCCACGAGTCGAGAGCCGGCACCATTGCGACACTACCGCCTGATTTCCAGACGGATTCTAACCCTGCGGCGGCCACTACTGCTTATTGCACCCACCGCCAAAAACAGTACAGCCTAACAAACACCAACCCATTCTTCTATCCTCCCAggctccccctcccccctcgaGGCGCAAATGTTTACACAACCAGTCGCATCGCCACCGACCGTGGGCCCCGTGCCGACGTCTGTCACCAATCCCGCTTCACCCTCAACACGATCCAGTCGCCTGAGAGGCCTCAGTTATCTCCGCAGCTACACTCAAAATCATATTTTGTCCCGAGAACATA CCCGCACTCTCAGACCCAAACTCAAACTCAAAATCAAAACCACCACAGCAGTCGTTCAGGTTCTAGTCGCCCAACCCCCGGTCTGCAGCGTTCGCTCAGCTATTCGCCTACTTCAACCCCTCGTCGCTCCGACACCGACGCCCATTTGAACCCTCTGTCGCTCGTCGCCTCACTACAGGAGTCACCATCATCGTCAACTTCCTCCGCCAACAGGGCTTCCACCACGCCCTCTTCGCCTGCCATCGAGCGCCCGCCAGTGGATGCACTCCCCTCTATTCTCGACGACGTCATTGCCAGCGGCAGCACCAGCAGCCACATACGGCAGCAATCTGACCAGCAGCCGCAGTCGACCAACGACGCTGAAGCCGCGAACATGACGAGAGCACGCGCCTCTACCACGGGCGATGCCCCTGTCGCAGCCACCCCCGCGCCCGAAAATCTACCTTCGATCCGATTTTCTGCCTACTATGACCCGCGCGCGACACGTCCCAGCCTGACCTTCCCTCCAGTCTCGAGAACGCTGCCCTCGAACGGCGACATCATAAGGGTCGGCCGCTACTCTGAGCGGGATAATCAGCCTAGCATCCCCAACAACACCCCTTCGGCCGCGCCCGTTGGGTTCAAGAGCAAAGTTGTCAGCCGCCGTCATTGCGAATTTTGGTATGACGAAGGTAAATGGTACATCAAGGATGTCAAGAGCTCGTCCGGCACCTTCCTCAACCACATTCGACTTAGCCCTCCGGGAACGGAATCAAAGCCATTTCCCGTCAACGATGGAGACATTGTGCAGCTCGGCATAGATTTCAAAGGCGGCGAGGAAATGATCTTCCGCTGCGTCAAGATGAGGCTAGAGCTGAACAGAGGCTGGCAGAACAAGTTGAACACGTTCAA CATGGCGACGCACAAGCGCTTGCGGAACATGACTGCAGCCAACTCGGCGAATTCTTCGACGCAGGACTGCTCAATTTGTCTCAACTCTATCGCG CCGTGCCAGTGCTTGTTCGTGGCGCCTTGCTCGCATACCTGGCACTTCAAGTGCATCCGGTCTCTACTGAATTCTCCCCAATACCCCATCTTTGTCTGTCCAAACTGCCGTATGGCTGCCGACCTCGAAGCGGATATTGAGGACCCTGAGGAGGATTGGGAGCAGATGGAGGAAGATGAGGAGCCCGAACAAAAACAACAGAAgcaggaggagaaggagactCCTGCGACTGTCCCGACCGCGCCCCTGGCAGCTCCCGCAGCCGTGGTAAGCTCGAGACCTCAGCTCCCCGAAATTGGCACCGACGATGATGCCATGGACGACTTCACGGTGGCCTTGGACCGCGCCAGAACCGTCGCCGAAGCTCCAGAAGCAGCGCCAAGAACTGTGGCACCCCATACATCCATCCCACCTGTTCCGATCCCAGCAGTCGGCTTAGCCCAGACAACTGCACCGCGAAGCGTTCGAGATACACGCACTCCCTCACCCATTGGTAACCACTTGGTCAACGCTACTGAAGGTCCTATTACCCCGCGTAATGATGCTGGGCCATGGGTCTTTGACGGTAGTGCAGGGCGTCGTGCTGCCGAGGCATCGAGTGGAATGCGAAGCCTTGATGCTGCCGCCGAGATGGAAGTTGACCG CACAGGTCAAGTTCTGTCTCCCAGGCATAGAGTGACGCACCCTCACGGAAACGCATGCGTCAAATACGAAGACGGCAAGAGACGGAGAGGAGAAACGCGTTATAAGTTGCGCAGGATTCA AGCTATGGTGTTATTTCTCGACCCGGTTTACGGAGGCGGGCTCAATGGAAAGGCTGGCATTTTCTACTTCAGTTACGACAGCGGCTTCTACATGAATCAGGGAGATTCGCAAGCCAGGAGACGGATTCATAGCATTCTTCTAATACAGA AAATTACAACTTCGCATCTGCCGTATCTTAATGGCTTACTAGCCAAC CCTCGCCATCGTGCACCATCAACCAACGACCGCCAGGGACCACCATTGATCGCACATAAGCCGACCGATCACCCGGTGTACACATCAAAGACCTCACACACGATGCTTCGATCATTAGCGACGCGCCTCCCGCGGCGCGCGGTCGCTTCGCCAACCCCCCGTCTTACTACCGGTTTCCGCCCCTCTACCTCTACGCCCTCCTCCCGCCGGGGACTCGCGACGATCATCGAAGCCATCCCTAAAGAGCCGACAGAACTCGATGCCATCACTACCCTCCCAAATGGCCTGCGCGTTGCTTCTGAAGCTTTACCGGGTTCCTTCTCCGGCGTAGGCGTTTACGTTGATGCTGGCTCCCGGTACGAGGATGCCGGCCTGCGGGGCGTCAGTCACATCATGGACAGGTTGGCCTTTAAGTCAACGGCCAGCCGCAGCGCAGACGACATGCTCGAGTCGGTCGAGGCCCTCGGCGGCAACATCCAGTGCGCGAGCTCAAGAGAGAGCATGATGTACCAGGCGGCGACGTTCAACGGCGCCGTGCCGACAACGATTGGGCTGCTCGCCGAAACGATTCGCGACCCGAAGCTCACTGAGGACGAAGTGCTCGAACAGCTCGGCACCGCAGAGTACGAGATCAAGGAGATTTGGAGCAAGCCGGAGCTTATTCTGCCCGAACTCGTCCATACGGCAGCCTTCAAGGACAACACCCTCGGCAACCCCCTGCTGTGCCCGGAGGAGCGCCTCGGCAGCATCTCGAGGGAGACAATCAAGCGGTACAGAGATTTGTTCTACCGTCCTGAGCGTATTGTCGTTGCGTTTGCGGGTGTCGAGCACACAGAGGCGGTCAAGTTGGCGGAGCACTACTTTGGCGACATGCAGCCCTCCTACCAAGAACCCACGCTCTCAAGGACAGGCTCAGAGACCTCCATCGGCTCCGCGGCCTCAGAATCTACAGACGCTTCCGCCTCCACCTCAGCCTCTTCCTCCCCCGTCCAACAACCTTCAAAACTCCTTTCCAAAGTACCCTTCTTCAAGAACCTCTCCACTTCGGCACCAACCAATGCCTCCGTCCAGATCGGCAGCGCATCGCAGCTCTACGGCATCAACTCACCAGCCCACTACACCGGCGGCTTCCTCTCCCTCCCGCCCCAACCCCCGTCCCTGAACCCGAACCTCCCGACCTTCACCCACATCCACCTCGCCTTCGAGGGTCTACCCATCTCCTCAGACGACATCTACGCCCTCGCGACCCTGCAGACCctcctcggcggcggcggttcCTTCTCCGCCGGCGGCCCTGGAAAGGGAATGTACTCCCGCCTCTACACAAACGTCCTCAACCAGCACGGCTGGGTGGAATCCTGCGTCGCCTTCAACCACTCCTACACCGACTCCGGCCTCTTTGGCATCTCCGCCAGCTGCATCCCCGGCCGCACGGCGAGCATGCTCGACGTCATGTGCCGCGAGCTCCGCGCCCTCACCCTCGACACGGGCTTCTCCGCCCTCATGGCAGCGGAAGTCAACCGCGCCAAGAACCAGCTCCGCTCGAGCCTGCTCATGAATCTCGAGAGCCGTATGGTGGAGCTCGAGGATCTCGGCAGGCAGGTGCAGGTCCACGGGCGCAAGATCCCCGTCACGGACATGTGTCGCAAGATTGAGGCGTTGACGGTCGAGGACCTCCGGCGCGTGGCGCGTATTGTCGTCGGCGGGCTGGTCGAGAACCCCGGCAAGGGCAGCGGTGCGCCGACGGTCGTGTTGCAGGAGGCGCAGGCGCATGGTGTCAGTACGCATACTATCGAGTGGGAGGCGATTCAGAATACGATTTACGATTGGCAGTTGGGCAAGCGGTAA